A window of Thermococcus aggregans contains these coding sequences:
- a CDS encoding DNA-directed RNA polymerase subunit D, which translates to MRKMQIKILEKRDDAIRFILEGVDVAFANALRRTIIGEVPTFAVDEVEFYENDSALFDEIIAHRLALIPLTTPSDRFELDALELDDYTATLSLEAEGPAIIYSGDLKSDDPDIRPVTPDIPIVKLAEGQRLVFNAYAKLGRGKDHAKWQPGFAYYKYLTKVHVSKDVPNWEKIKELAARKKLPIEENENELIVTTVTSFYLPREFDQYLGDKIKEEVVLNTFVFTVESNGELPVEEIVRLALKILMRKSDKFINELHKLAE; encoded by the coding sequence GTGAGAAAAATGCAAATAAAGATTCTTGAAAAAAGGGATGATGCAATCCGCTTCATTTTAGAGGGCGTTGATGTTGCATTTGCAAATGCGCTTAGGAGAACAATAATTGGGGAAGTTCCAACTTTTGCTGTTGATGAAGTAGAGTTCTATGAGAATGATTCCGCACTTTTTGATGAGATAATCGCCCACAGATTAGCACTAATTCCCCTGACGACACCCTCAGATAGATTTGAACTAGATGCTTTGGAGTTGGATGACTACACCGCTACATTGAGCTTGGAAGCGGAAGGTCCCGCCATAATCTACTCTGGGGATTTAAAAAGTGATGATCCGGATATAAGGCCCGTGACTCCAGATATTCCAATAGTCAAGCTAGCTGAGGGCCAGAGGCTTGTTTTTAACGCATATGCAAAACTTGGTAGGGGGAAAGACCATGCAAAATGGCAACCAGGGTTTGCTTACTACAAGTACCTTACAAAAGTGCATGTAAGCAAAGATGTTCCTAACTGGGAGAAAATTAAAGAGCTCGCAGCTAGAAAGAAGCTCCCCATTGAAGAAAACGAGAATGAACTTATTGTAACCACTGTAACGAGCTTCTATTTGCCAAGGGAATTTGATCAGTATTTAGGAGATAAAATCAAGGAAGAAGTAGTGCTAAATACATTCGTCTTTACAGTAGAAAGCAATGGAGAACTCCCCGTTGAGGAAATAGTAAGATTAGCACTTAAAATTTTAATGAGAAAGAGCGATAAATTTATAAACGAGCTCCATAAATTAGCCGAATAG
- the rplM gene encoding 50S ribosomal protein L13, translating to MRIINADGLILGRLASKVAKMLLEGEEVIIVNAEKAIITGNREFIFEKYKQRTELRTRTNPRKGPFYPKRSDEIVRRTIRGMLPWKTDRGRKAFKRLKVYAGIPKEFEDRELETIAEAHMSRLKTPKYVTVGEVAKFLGGKF from the coding sequence ATGAGGATTATTAATGCTGATGGTTTAATACTTGGAAGACTTGCCTCAAAAGTTGCCAAGATGCTCCTCGAAGGCGAGGAGGTAATTATCGTTAATGCTGAAAAGGCTATCATCACTGGGAACAGAGAGTTCATCTTCGAGAAGTATAAGCAGAGAACCGAGCTAAGAACGAGAACAAACCCAAGGAAAGGACCATTCTATCCAAAGAGAAGCGACGAAATAGTTAGAAGAACCATTAGAGGCATGCTCCCATGGAAAACCGACAGGGGAAGGAAGGCCTTTAAGAGGCTGAAAGTATATGCCGGAATTCCAAAAGAGTTTGAAGACAGAGAGTTGGAGACAATAGCTGAGGCTCACATGTCAAGGCTTAAAACTCCCAAATATGTAACTGTTGGAGAGGTTGCCAAATTCCTTGGTGGAAAGTTCTGA
- a CDS encoding 50S ribosomal protein L18e — protein MKRTGPTDINLRRLIRYLRKKSNEENVKIWKDIAWRLERPRRQRAEVNISRINRYTKEGDMVVVPGSVLGAGNLDHKVIVAAWKFSEKAKEKIIQAGGEAITIEELIERNPKGSGVIIME, from the coding sequence ATGAAGAGGACTGGTCCAACTGATATTAACCTGAGAAGGCTCATTCGCTACCTGAGAAAGAAGTCAAACGAGGAAAACGTTAAGATATGGAAGGACATAGCTTGGCGCTTAGAAAGACCAAGAAGACAGAGGGCTGAAGTAAACATTAGCAGGATAAACAGGTACACCAAGGAAGGAGATATGGTGGTAGTTCCAGGGAGCGTTCTTGGAGCTGGGAACTTAGATCATAAGGTTATAGTTGCTGCATGGAAGTTCAGCGAAAAGGCAAAAGAGAAGATCATCCAAGCAGGTGGAGAGGCAATAACGATCGAAGAACTTATAGAGAGAAACCCAAAGGGTAGTGGAGTAATCATAATGGAGTGA
- a CDS encoding 30S ribosomal protein S9 yields the protein MRIIQTAGKRKTAIARATIREGKGRVRINSKPVEIIEPEIARFTIMEPLVLAGEEIVSKVDIDVKVEGGGFMGQAEAARVAIARALVEWTGDMNLKEKFMKYDRTMLVGDSRRTEPHKPNRSTKGPRAKRQKSYR from the coding sequence ATGAGGATAATCCAAACTGCAGGAAAGAGAAAAACCGCTATCGCGAGGGCCACTATAAGAGAGGGCAAAGGGAGAGTTAGGATTAACAGCAAGCCTGTTGAGATCATTGAACCGGAAATAGCCCGTTTCACGATAATGGAGCCATTGGTTCTTGCAGGCGAGGAAATAGTTAGCAAAGTCGACATCGATGTCAAAGTCGAAGGCGGAGGCTTCATGGGGCAGGCCGAGGCTGCAAGGGTTGCAATAGCGAGGGCGTTGGTGGAATGGACTGGGGATATGAACCTTAAAGAAAAGTTTATGAAGTATGACAGAACTATGCTCGTTGGCGACTCAAGAAGAACAGAACCACACAAGCCCAACCGCTCTACAAAGGGTCCAAGAGCAAAGAGACAAAAGAGTTACCGTTGA
- a CDS encoding 30S ribosomal protein S11 has translation MSEEVNIKKKEKWGVAHIYASYNNTIIHITDLTGAETISRWSGGMVVKADRDESSPYAAMIAAKRAAEEALEKGIVGVHIKVRAPGGSKSKNPGPGAQAAIRALARAGLKIGRVEDVTPIPHDGTRPKGGRRGRRV, from the coding sequence ATGAGTGAAGAGGTTAACATTAAAAAGAAAGAAAAATGGGGAGTTGCCCACATCTATGCATCTTACAACAACACAATCATCCACATTACCGACCTCACTGGAGCCGAAACAATCTCAAGATGGAGCGGTGGAATGGTAGTTAAAGCAGATAGAGATGAGTCATCCCCATATGCTGCAATGATTGCTGCTAAGAGGGCAGCAGAAGAGGCCCTCGAAAAGGGCATTGTGGGTGTCCACATAAAGGTCAGAGCCCCTGGTGGAAGCAAAAGCAAAAACCCTGGACCTGGAGCCCAGGCAGCTATTAGAGCTCTCGCAAGAGCAGGGCTCAAAATAGGTAGAGTAGAAGACGTCACACCAATTCCACATGACGGTACAAGACCAAAGGGTGGCAGAAGGGGAAGGAGAGTTTGA
- a CDS encoding 30S ribosomal protein S13, protein MADFRHIVRVANVDIDGHKQLRWALTGIRGIGINFATMVCRVAGLDPKMKAGYLTDEQVKAIEAVLEDPVKHGIPSWAVNRPKDYESGRDMHLTGAKLVMAWREDVNRLRRIRAYRGIRHELGLPVRGQRTRSNFRRGTTVGVSRRKK, encoded by the coding sequence ATGGCTGACTTTAGGCATATCGTGCGTGTAGCAAATGTTGATATAGATGGGCACAAACAACTTAGATGGGCCCTCACTGGAATTAGGGGTATAGGAATAAACTTTGCAACAATGGTATGCAGGGTTGCAGGGTTAGATCCAAAAATGAAGGCAGGTTACCTTACCGATGAACAAGTAAAAGCCATTGAGGCTGTGCTTGAAGATCCAGTAAAACATGGTATTCCCTCATGGGCAGTTAACAGACCAAAGGACTACGAGAGTGGAAGGGACATGCATCTCACGGGAGCAAAGCTCGTTATGGCATGGCGTGAGGACGTTAACAGACTCAGGAGAATTAGAGCTTATAGGGGTATCAGACATGAGCTTGGCCTTCCAGTGAGAGGACAGAGAACAAGGTCAAACTTCAGAAGAGGAACAACAGTTGGTGTTAGCAGAAGGAAGAAGTGA
- a CDS encoding 30S ribosomal protein S4, which yields MGDPKRQRKRYETPSHPWIKERLDRERVLMQKYALKNKKELWKHETQLKNFRRRARRLLAARGKQAEIERAQLLQRLVRLGLLQEGAHLDDVLSLTIEDILERRLQTMVFKKGLSRTIKQARQLIVHGHIEVNGQIIRSPSYLVLKEEEDGITYAKTSPFANPQHPERMVIEEAQKGEAQ from the coding sequence ATGGGAGACCCAAAAAGGCAAAGGAAAAGGTATGAGACTCCCTCTCATCCATGGATTAAGGAGAGACTTGATAGAGAGAGAGTTTTGATGCAGAAGTATGCTCTCAAGAACAAGAAAGAGCTTTGGAAGCACGAAACTCAACTTAAGAACTTTAGAAGAAGGGCAAGAAGATTGCTCGCTGCTAGAGGTAAGCAGGCCGAAATTGAGAGGGCTCAGCTTCTCCAAAGATTGGTCAGGTTGGGATTGCTCCAAGAAGGAGCCCACCTTGATGACGTTCTTTCCCTTACAATAGAGGACATCCTCGAGAGAAGACTTCAGACCATGGTATTTAAGAAGGGACTCTCAAGAACAATAAAGCAGGCTAGACAGCTAATTGTCCACGGACACATTGAAGTAAACGGACAGATAATAAGATCACCAAGCTATTTGGTACTCAAGGAAGAGGAAGACGGCATAACATACGCAAAGACTTCCCCGTTTGCGAACCCACAGCACCCTGAGAGGATGGTTATTGAGGAGGCCCAAAAAGGTGAGGCACAATGA
- a CDS encoding class I SAM-dependent methyltransferase: protein MSHYYSQDPNVPLKTKMIGVVIRGERFRFMTSSGVFSFGKLDRGTELLIENMILKKDWRVLDLGCGYGAIGIVASRFVNYVVMTDINKRAVSIAKKNLKINNVKNAEVRWGHLYEPVKGERFHSIITNPPVHAGKDVLREIVINAPHHLYDGGLLQIVIRTNQGAKYIKGLMEENFNEVREIAKGSGFRVYAGIA, encoded by the coding sequence ATGAGCCACTACTATTCCCAAGATCCAAACGTTCCATTAAAGACCAAAATGATTGGGGTAGTCATTAGAGGGGAGCGTTTTAGATTCATGACCTCCAGCGGTGTTTTTTCCTTTGGAAAGCTTGATAGAGGAACTGAGCTACTTATAGAGAATATGATACTTAAAAAAGATTGGCGTGTTCTAGATTTAGGGTGCGGCTACGGGGCGATTGGAATAGTGGCTTCGCGCTTCGTGAATTATGTTGTAATGACCGATATAAACAAAAGGGCTGTGAGCATAGCAAAGAAAAACTTAAAAATCAACAACGTTAAGAATGCCGAGGTAAGATGGGGCCATCTCTATGAGCCCGTGAAGGGAGAGAGATTTCACAGCATAATAACGAATCCTCCAGTGCATGCTGGGAAGGATGTATTGAGGGAAATAGTTATAAATGCACCCCATCATCTCTACGATGGAGGATTACTTCAAATTGTCATCCGCACTAATCAAGGCGCAAAGTATATTAAGGGGCTCATGGAGGAGAATTTCAACGAAGTAAGAGAAATTGCGAAGGGATCGGGCTTTAGGGTGTATGCCGGGATCGCCTAG